A DNA window from Methanocella sp. contains the following coding sequences:
- a CDS encoding RNase J family beta-CASP ribonuclease: MRDVGIIAVGGYEEVGRNMTAIRVGKEIVIMDMGVRLDRIQIHEETEIEKMHSLDLIKMGAIPDDKVLNNVDATVVGIVCTHGHLDHIGAVPKLAHRYKCPIIATPFTAELIRQEIESERKFEVVNKIQPLQCGEIRELTKNISVELIRVQHSIVDCAFAALHTPYGKILYACDFKIDRTPTLGELPDFKRLKQIGKEGVLAMVTESTNADHSGKTPSEQIARDMVWDALLGTEETESGVLVTTFSSHIARLKSVIEAAEKMDRIPVLLGSSMERYFGTALKMGYVEKPDNLKIFGYRRSVEKAVKQIMKEGKDKYLPIVTGHQGEPDAVLGRIASGELDFKLDAGDKVIFSANVIPNMLNQANRYSCETKLKMKGARIYDNVHVSGHAYKEDHWELLRMVKPEHVISAHGNMHMHTAYVEMAEDTGYEFGETVHILRNGQELTL, from the coding sequence ATGAGAGATGTAGGTATCATCGCGGTCGGCGGCTACGAGGAAGTAGGCCGTAACATGACCGCCATTAGAGTTGGAAAAGAGATTGTCATCATGGACATGGGGGTCCGTCTGGACCGCATACAGATCCATGAAGAGACCGAGATAGAAAAGATGCATTCGCTGGACCTGATTAAGATGGGGGCTATCCCCGATGATAAGGTCCTTAACAATGTCGACGCAACGGTCGTGGGCATCGTCTGCACGCACGGGCACCTGGACCATATCGGCGCAGTGCCCAAGCTGGCGCACCGGTATAAGTGCCCGATCATCGCCACGCCGTTCACGGCCGAGCTGATCAGGCAGGAGATCGAGTCCGAGCGCAAGTTCGAGGTCGTAAACAAGATACAGCCGCTACAGTGCGGCGAGATCAGGGAGCTCACGAAGAACATATCCGTCGAGCTGATAAGAGTCCAGCACAGCATCGTCGACTGCGCCTTCGCGGCACTGCACACGCCGTACGGGAAGATCCTGTACGCCTGCGACTTCAAGATCGACCGCACTCCGACGCTGGGTGAGCTTCCCGACTTCAAGCGGCTCAAGCAGATCGGCAAGGAAGGCGTGCTCGCCATGGTCACGGAGAGCACGAACGCCGACCACTCGGGCAAGACTCCTTCGGAGCAGATCGCGCGGGACATGGTCTGGGACGCGCTGCTGGGCACGGAGGAGACGGAGAGCGGCGTGCTGGTCACGACCTTCTCGTCGCACATCGCCCGCCTGAAATCAGTCATCGAGGCGGCCGAGAAAATGGACCGGATACCCGTATTGCTGGGCAGCAGCATGGAGCGGTACTTCGGCACGGCGCTCAAGATGGGCTACGTGGAGAAGCCCGACAACCTCAAGATCTTCGGCTATCGCCGGTCGGTAGAAAAGGCCGTCAAGCAGATAATGAAAGAGGGCAAGGACAAGTACCTGCCCATCGTCACGGGCCACCAGGGCGAGCCGGACGCTGTCCTGGGCAGGATTGCCAGCGGCGAGCTCGACTTCAAGCTGGACGCGGGCGACAAGGTGATCTTTTCGGCCAATGTCATACCGAACATGCTCAACCAGGCGAACCGGTACTCGTGCGAGACAAAGCTAAAGATGAAGGGCGCCAGGATCTACGATAACGTGCACGTGTCCGGCCACGCCTATAAGGAGGACCACTGGGAGCTTCTGAGGATGGTCAAGCCAGAGCACGTCATATCCGCCCACGGCAACATGCACATGCACACGGCGTACGTGGAAATGGCAGAGGATACGGGCTACGAGTTCGGCGAGACGGTGCATATCCTGAGGAACGGGCAGGAGCTAACCCTTTAA
- the rpsB gene encoding 30S ribosomal protein S2 encodes MADKAVEKQEIREIRDENYQSLIPMDEYLAAGVHIGTQQKTEDMQRFIYRVRNDGLYVLDVQSTDERIRAAAKFLARYDPANVLVVCARQYGQHPAEMFAKAIGASDIVGRFIPGTMTNPEYMFFTEPDVVVVTDPIGDMQAVNEAIKIGVPVIAMCDTNNMTTDIDLVIPTNNKGRKALALVYWLLAREVVRERGEQGFNYTVNDFESEI; translated from the coding sequence ATGGCAGATAAAGCTGTAGAAAAGCAAGAAATAAGAGAGATCAGAGACGAGAATTACCAGTCATTGATACCGATGGACGAATACCTTGCTGCGGGCGTGCACATCGGTACGCAGCAGAAGACTGAAGACATGCAGCGGTTCATATACCGCGTCAGGAACGACGGCCTGTACGTCCTTGACGTCCAGAGCACCGACGAGCGCATCCGCGCCGCCGCTAAGTTCCTGGCGAGATACGACCCCGCGAACGTCCTGGTGGTCTGCGCCAGACAGTATGGCCAGCACCCGGCGGAAATGTTCGCCAAGGCCATCGGCGCGAGCGACATCGTCGGCCGGTTCATCCCCGGCACTATGACGAACCCGGAGTACATGTTCTTCACCGAGCCGGACGTCGTGGTCGTTACCGACCCCATCGGCGACATGCAGGCAGTCAACGAAGCCATTAAGATCGGCGTGCCCGTCATCGCCATGTGCGACACGAACAACATGACCACCGACATCGACCTCGTGATACCGACGAACAACAAGGGCCGCAAGGCGCTGGCACTCGTGTACTGGCTGCTGGCCCGGGAAGTCGTCCGCGAGCGCGGCGAGCAGGGCTTCAACTACACCGTCAATGATTTTGAGTCAGAAATATAA
- a CDS encoding MEMO1 family protein, which translates to MRNPAVAGMFYPGTKEALRQLISELAPRAPPAAKLDAMGVVVPHAGYIYSGGVAAKVYASIEGAPTFIILGPRHSWEGSAVAVSAVPWKTPLGIVDVDHDFIDLLPPGIIDHDETAHQREHSLEVQVPFLQYFFKDFRIVPIAIGLQDYETVKEIAGEITAAIEKYPTKVVIVASSDFTHYEPVESAKRKDHLLIEKIEKLDVPGFYDEIASLNATCCGYGPISAMMLSCKRRGAKKAELLAYATSGDVTGDREVVGYAGLAVTR; encoded by the coding sequence ATGAGGAACCCTGCGGTCGCGGGCATGTTCTATCCCGGCACAAAAGAGGCTTTACGCCAGCTTATAAGTGAGCTGGCGCCCCGGGCGCCGCCAGCTGCTAAACTGGATGCCATGGGAGTGGTCGTACCCCACGCAGGATACATCTATTCGGGCGGCGTGGCGGCTAAGGTATATGCGTCCATAGAGGGCGCGCCGACCTTTATCATCCTCGGCCCCAGGCATAGCTGGGAAGGCTCTGCGGTCGCCGTATCGGCCGTGCCCTGGAAGACGCCCCTGGGCATCGTCGACGTGGACCACGACTTCATCGACCTTCTTCCGCCGGGCATCATCGACCACGATGAGACAGCCCACCAGCGGGAGCACTCCCTCGAGGTGCAGGTGCCATTCCTGCAGTACTTTTTTAAGGATTTCCGGATCGTGCCCATAGCGATCGGCCTGCAGGATTATGAGACGGTGAAGGAGATCGCCGGCGAGATCACGGCCGCTATCGAGAAGTACCCGACAAAGGTCGTCATCGTTGCTTCGAGCGATTTCACCCACTATGAGCCCGTCGAGTCCGCCAAGCGGAAGGACCATCTCCTCATCGAAAAGATAGAGAAGCTGGACGTCCCCGGCTTTTACGACGAGATCGCCAGCCTGAACGCGACCTGCTGCGGCTACGGCCCCATCTCGGCCATGATGCTTTCCTGTAAGCGGCGCGGGGCGAAAAAGGCGGAGCTGCTGGCCTACGCGACCAGCGGCGACGTGACCGGCGACCGGGAAGTCGTCGGCTACGCGGGGCTGGCCGTGACCCGGTGA
- a CDS encoding MFS transporter — protein MLKENKILLILIMGMMMGSIDTTIVLLALPSITQSLNANLSQSIWVIVIYLIIVAVATTQLGRLGDLFGRSRLFNLGLVVFTIGSALCGLAPGMLFLIFSRAIQAVGGSLLEANSGAIVADTFEPARRGKAYGYLSMSWTVGAMVGIVLGGILTTFLGWRFIFFINLPIGIICLIFSRRYLKDTTVVKEDLDLAGMALLGIALSLISIGLIDYVGIGASALNLALVCIGLLLIPVFIWYESRIPAPIIHVDTFKNKVLRSSILASFFQSMGYLSLAFLMTLYLQGVRGLSPLDAALFMVPGYILSSVLAPTMGGLADRFGARIIATLGIALMCVTVILYMTLGVDTPLYIVVLASLFSGIGSAMFWPANNSAVMANASADRHGSTSGLLRTMANIGTLGSYVLSITAASAFVSRETAFSVFLGTSKLMGGLTPAFLTGLDAAFGLSLIILIIAGLFSLTRGKEERSANSWA, from the coding sequence TTGCTTAAAGAAAACAAGATTCTACTAATTCTCATCATGGGAATGATGATGGGCTCCATCGACACCACCATCGTCCTGCTGGCACTGCCTTCGATAACCCAGAGTCTCAATGCAAACCTGTCTCAATCCATCTGGGTCATCGTCATCTACCTGATCATAGTGGCTGTAGCGACGACGCAGCTGGGCCGGCTCGGCGACCTGTTCGGCAGGAGCCGGCTGTTCAACCTCGGCCTGGTAGTCTTCACCATCGGCTCGGCGCTATGCGGCCTCGCGCCCGGCATGCTTTTCCTGATATTCTCCAGGGCCATCCAGGCCGTCGGCGGGTCCCTGCTGGAGGCGAACAGCGGGGCCATCGTCGCCGACACGTTCGAGCCCGCGAGGCGTGGCAAGGCTTATGGATATTTGAGCATGAGCTGGACTGTGGGCGCCATGGTGGGCATCGTCCTGGGCGGGATCCTCACGACTTTCCTGGGCTGGCGTTTCATCTTTTTCATCAACCTGCCCATCGGCATTATCTGCCTCATTTTCAGCAGGAGATACCTCAAGGACACAACGGTCGTGAAGGAAGACCTGGACCTGGCGGGCATGGCGCTCCTCGGCATCGCGTTAAGCCTGATATCGATCGGGCTGATCGATTACGTGGGCATTGGGGCCAGCGCGTTGAACCTGGCCTTAGTATGCATAGGCCTGCTATTGATACCCGTATTCATATGGTATGAAAGCCGGATACCGGCCCCTATCATACACGTCGACACCTTTAAGAACAAAGTGCTCCGCTCTTCCATCCTGGCATCGTTCTTCCAGTCGATGGGCTACCTCTCCCTGGCATTTCTAATGACACTATATTTACAGGGTGTACGGGGCCTGAGCCCACTCGACGCGGCGCTGTTCATGGTCCCAGGCTACATATTGAGCAGTGTCCTGGCGCCGACCATGGGAGGCCTGGCGGACAGGTTCGGGGCCAGGATCATCGCCACATTGGGCATCGCGCTGATGTGCGTAACAGTCATCCTTTATATGACTCTCGGGGTCGATACTCCGCTATATATCGTCGTGCTGGCGTCGCTCTTCTCGGGCATCGGGAGCGCAATGTTCTGGCCCGCGAACAACAGTGCAGTCATGGCCAACGCCTCGGCCGACCGCCACGGGAGCACGTCGGGGCTCCTGAGGACGATGGCGAACATCGGGACGCTGGGGAGCTATGTGCTCTCGATAACGGCAGCCTCCGCCTTCGTGTCCCGGGAGACGGCCTTCAGCGTATTCCTGGGCACCTCGAAGCTGATGGGAGGCCTCACTCCGGCATTCCTTACCGGGCTCGACGCCGCCTTCGGCCTCTCGCTCATTATTCTGATCATCGCAGGGCTGTTTTCGCTAACACGGGGCAAGGAAGAGCGGTCGGCCAACTCCTGGGCATAA
- the fni gene encoding type 2 isopentenyl-diphosphate Delta-isomerase, which yields MTTSKRKIEHLDICTRENVESQGNGLSDIEFVHRCLPEINQADIDTRTTFLGHGFSAPLMIASMTGGHPGTTEVNANLAMAAGQLGLGMGVGSQRAALEDPKMEDSYRIVREKAPDAFIYGNIGAPQLTQYTIEDLERAVEMIDADAMAIHLNFLQEAIQPEGNVDARGIIEKIAEVAGELSVPVIVKETGAGLCHMDAYLLKKAGVAAIDVGGRGGTSWAGVEVFRARTERDEVSEHLGMKFWDWGISTAVSLVEADVGLPVVATGGIRDGIMMAKAMALGASMSSVALPLVSAARVSPERVKKILELYIEELKAVMFLTGARSVEDMARVPVIISGKTRDTLEARGFNWKAFAQR from the coding sequence ATGACGACCTCGAAGAGGAAAATCGAGCACCTGGACATCTGTACCAGGGAGAACGTGGAATCTCAGGGTAACGGGCTTTCAGACATCGAATTCGTCCACCGTTGCCTGCCGGAGATCAACCAGGCGGATATCGATACCCGCACCACGTTCCTCGGCCACGGGTTCAGCGCTCCGCTCATGATCGCGTCGATGACCGGCGGCCATCCCGGCACGACCGAAGTGAACGCGAACCTCGCGATGGCGGCCGGGCAGCTGGGGCTCGGCATGGGCGTGGGCAGCCAGAGGGCAGCCCTGGAAGACCCGAAAATGGAAGACTCGTACCGGATCGTACGAGAAAAAGCCCCCGACGCCTTCATATATGGCAACATTGGGGCCCCCCAGCTAACCCAGTACACGATCGAGGACCTGGAGCGGGCGGTCGAGATGATCGATGCCGATGCCATGGCCATCCACCTGAATTTTCTCCAGGAGGCCATACAGCCCGAAGGGAACGTGGACGCCAGGGGCATCATCGAAAAGATCGCCGAAGTTGCCGGAGAGCTGTCAGTGCCGGTCATCGTAAAGGAGACCGGTGCAGGCCTCTGCCACATGGACGCCTACCTGCTTAAAAAAGCGGGCGTCGCAGCCATTGACGTGGGCGGCCGGGGAGGCACGAGCTGGGCCGGAGTAGAAGTATTCCGGGCCAGAACAGAGCGGGACGAGGTGAGCGAGCACCTCGGCATGAAGTTCTGGGACTGGGGCATATCCACCGCCGTCAGCCTCGTGGAGGCGGACGTCGGCCTGCCGGTGGTCGCCACGGGCGGCATACGTGACGGCATCATGATGGCGAAGGCCATGGCGCTGGGAGCGTCGATGAGCAGCGTCGCGCTGCCGCTGGTATCCGCCGCTAGGGTAAGCCCCGAGAGAGTAAAGAAGATACTTGAATTGTATATCGAGGAGCTCAAGGCCGTTATGTTCCTGACCGGCGCGAGGTCGGTCGAGGATATGGCCCGGGTCCCCGTGATCATTTCGGGAAAGACGAGGGACACGCTGGAGGCAAGGGGCTTCAACTGGAAGGCCTTCGCCCAGCGGTAA
- a CDS encoding VWA domain-containing protein, producing MSGPLAGQTIDLSVTSPDGASTIQSPVVTDGAGHATALLHTSLKAGYNNITAESGSASSSVSLWISPGAINSLSVKPDYAFAIADGYQTVSVKAVVADVYGNPIKDVPVDMSVDGIPIGSMITDASGAVSTVVGPFTGPEVVDVTADASGINYSASTLASNVTFLLKNNLFLLRYPGATAQVDSNAKVVAVWYYDLAGNVPAVGVPLKIAAYAPDNSYLGEYTGITDANGTVSFSFIMSPMAGFNNVIVSNSALSNQPLKSTSIEGILSDATRLTLASIPSSPIYADGQTGYTFQIRALDNDGKPVKYKYVTVVKNGDVDNSVGVLTNNNGYAWVDIGASHYVQDVTIEASTQALNNSTITNSTILRYVAGPPSSIKAFANPYVVASSDVLTPPGMTDVHQTDITTIITDSWGHPISGQQVAISSLDTALGDISGPSLGYTTASGEFTTQFKLNNGVYGEDLTIGVPIRVTSGSLSDTCYIYYTNRSFLSVKSSIEPNNNLSVNDTINVTITVRGIGWKIRPQNSSISLIFDSSGSMDWMSSIIYPYDLKPESGYMQPWQYTNWSDHNVDPRDWHYIDTYDYEGDGAIQIMLSSNYRNYSWYGSYYYLKVIDPDNNTFSTDNTYSSNVQNSQNENIIKFNNAQKGLYRIYGSYAYNAAMGNVPYNMMVLTQPKRLGQASDQNSAAKVAANGFVDNMTNSQIGVVWFNVSSGIPQHLTIDDSVNRSIIKSSINSLAASGGTNIYLGLDRAISDFSSPYYIDGNRKFIILLSDGYSQTPDMDLASARTAAQQNITIYTIGMGMPDDLNLGEIANITGGNYSRVYTDAQLNDVYSSISRDLREVVANYTEMHLLSNCTNVNNTWTPDVQYIPGSGILHYPNGTVINMDPDPYPYIDSNNSYNIVWNPGTIKLNDTWSVTYSLKVLKDGNVTPIRNDSYIYFIRDDGSYDTLWFSSQTLFVNGNSNKTMMQPGSRLSVNITSPLPKTGSELNSVYQPIEWTVNYTGNGTYHQKIYMIQKDGSQQIIGYSDDGNYSGNYRYMLNAGQLSIGNYTVMVYADDGIYADDDTVVIIVPDNRGQIILI from the coding sequence ATGAGCGGGCCTTTAGCGGGCCAGACGATCGACTTAAGCGTTACTTCGCCGGACGGCGCTTCAACGATACAGTCGCCGGTCGTCACGGATGGGGCAGGCCATGCCACGGCCCTGCTCCACACCTCGCTGAAGGCAGGCTATAATAATATTACTGCCGAGTCCGGTAGTGCCTCTTCCAGTGTTTCCCTCTGGATAAGCCCGGGCGCGATCAATTCGTTAAGCGTCAAGCCGGACTATGCTTTTGCCATAGCCGATGGCTACCAGACGGTCTCGGTCAAGGCTGTGGTCGCGGATGTCTATGGAAATCCGATAAAAGATGTCCCCGTCGATATGTCCGTTGACGGCATACCCATAGGTTCGATGATCACCGATGCATCGGGTGCTGTGAGCACTGTTGTCGGCCCCTTTACCGGACCCGAGGTCGTCGACGTTACGGCGGATGCGAGCGGCATCAATTACTCGGCATCCACCCTGGCATCGAATGTTACGTTTTTGCTGAAAAATAACTTGTTCCTGCTAAGATATCCCGGCGCTACCGCCCAGGTCGATTCAAATGCGAAGGTCGTCGCCGTCTGGTATTACGACCTGGCGGGCAATGTCCCGGCCGTCGGGGTGCCGCTCAAGATAGCCGCCTATGCCCCCGACAATTCCTATCTTGGAGAATATACTGGCATTACGGATGCCAACGGTACCGTAAGCTTTAGCTTCATTATGAGCCCTATGGCGGGATTCAATAATGTCATTGTTAGTAATAGTGCCCTCAGCAATCAGCCGCTAAAAAGCACTTCCATTGAAGGCATATTAAGCGATGCTACTCGTCTCACGCTGGCGTCGATTCCCTCATCGCCCATATATGCGGATGGCCAGACCGGCTATACATTCCAGATCCGGGCGCTCGATAACGATGGTAAACCGGTCAAATATAAATATGTCACCGTGGTCAAAAATGGCGACGTGGATAACTCGGTGGGCGTGCTGACGAATAATAACGGGTATGCATGGGTCGATATCGGCGCATCCCATTACGTCCAGGACGTGACGATCGAAGCGTCGACACAGGCCTTGAATAACTCGACGATCACTAACTCGACGATCCTGAGATATGTCGCAGGGCCGCCATCGTCCATCAAGGCCTTTGCGAACCCGTATGTGGTGGCCAGCTCCGACGTGCTCACCCCTCCCGGCATGACCGATGTCCACCAGACGGATATTACCACAATCATAACGGATAGCTGGGGCCATCCCATCAGTGGACAGCAAGTCGCCATTTCTTCACTGGATACGGCGCTCGGCGATATATCCGGCCCGTCGCTCGGATATACGACGGCTAGTGGCGAATTTACGACTCAGTTCAAATTGAACAACGGCGTTTATGGAGAAGACCTGACGATCGGTGTGCCCATACGAGTGACGAGCGGCTCGCTATCGGACACCTGCTATATCTATTATACGAACCGGTCCTTCCTCAGCGTAAAATCGTCCATCGAGCCGAACAATAACCTATCGGTGAACGACACGATCAATGTCACCATAACCGTAAGGGGTATCGGATGGAAGATACGGCCGCAGAACAGCAGCATTTCCCTCATATTCGATTCCTCGGGCAGCATGGACTGGATGTCGAGTATCATATATCCCTACGACCTGAAGCCGGAATCCGGCTATATGCAGCCCTGGCAGTATACGAACTGGTCGGACCACAACGTCGACCCGCGAGACTGGCATTATATCGATACGTACGATTACGAGGGCGATGGGGCCATTCAGATCATGCTTTCGTCGAATTACCGCAATTATAGCTGGTATGGCAGCTACTATTATCTCAAAGTAATTGACCCCGACAATAATACATTTTCGACGGATAATACCTATTCGAGTAACGTCCAGAACTCGCAGAATGAAAATATAATAAAGTTCAACAACGCCCAGAAGGGACTCTATAGGATCTATGGCTCCTACGCATATAATGCGGCGATGGGTAACGTGCCCTATAATATGATGGTCCTGACGCAGCCTAAGCGGCTAGGCCAGGCCTCGGACCAGAATAGTGCCGCCAAAGTGGCCGCCAATGGCTTCGTCGACAATATGACGAACAGCCAGATCGGCGTGGTCTGGTTCAATGTGAGCAGCGGTATCCCGCAGCACCTGACGATCGATGACAGTGTCAACCGCTCCATCATCAAATCGTCCATCAATTCCCTGGCAGCGAGCGGCGGAACGAATATTTACCTGGGCCTGGACAGGGCGATCAGCGACTTTAGCTCGCCGTATTACATAGACGGTAATCGGAAATTCATCATCCTGCTCTCGGACGGCTATTCCCAGACACCAGACATGGACCTAGCTTCGGCCCGTACGGCAGCACAGCAGAACATCACGATATATACGATTGGCATGGGAATGCCCGATGACCTGAACCTCGGCGAGATCGCTAATATAACGGGTGGTAATTATTCCAGGGTATATACGGATGCGCAGCTCAACGACGTCTATTCGAGCATATCACGCGATCTCAGGGAAGTGGTCGCAAATTACACGGAGATGCACTTGCTGTCCAATTGCACGAATGTGAATAATACCTGGACGCCGGATGTACAATATATACCCGGGAGTGGCATCTTGCATTATCCCAACGGCACCGTCATCAATATGGATCCCGATCCCTATCCTTATATTGACTCGAATAATAGCTATAATATCGTCTGGAATCCGGGCACGATCAAGCTGAATGATACCTGGAGCGTCACCTATAGCCTGAAAGTCCTTAAGGACGGTAACGTCACTCCGATCCGGAACGATAGCTATATCTATTTCATCCGGGATGACGGCAGTTACGATACCCTATGGTTTAGCAGTCAAACCCTGTTCGTTAATGGCAACTCGAATAAAACTATGATGCAGCCCGGCTCGCGCCTATCGGTGAACATCACCAGTCCGCTACCTAAGACGGGGTCGGAGTTGAACTCCGTGTATCAGCCCATCGAGTGGACCGTCAATTACACCGGAAACGGTACATATCATCAGAAAATCTATATGATCCAGAAGGATGGGAGCCAGCAGATCATCGGCTACAGTGACGATGGCAATTATAGCGGAAACTACCGTTACATGTTAAACGCCGGACAGCTTAGTATCGGTAATTATACGGTCATGGTGTATGCGGATGACGGCATCTACGCGGACGACGATACCGTCGTGATAATCGTGCCTGATAACAGGGGGCAGATCATCCTAATATAG
- a CDS encoding mevalonate kinase, translating into MTICSAPGKVFLFGEHAVVYGKRAIACAIDLRTMVEVTHNSKGIRIHSAFKDEPDKNQYIKTAIKKMQQYADIKNVNITVTSKIPVASGLGSSAAVTVATLGALNEEFQVGLRKEELALLGYQTELEVQGAASPTDTFVSTMGGTVVVPDKKILPPITCGIVVGHTGISKSTARMVSRVKTLKERYPEVVDGIMDSIGDISARGEDLIKRNDYRSIGELMNVNQGLLDALGVTIPELSLQIYAARQHGAYGAKITGAGGGGCMVALCDEKNAKEIATAIGHAYGDSFISRPTAEGVFIR; encoded by the coding sequence ATGACGATATGCTCAGCCCCCGGTAAGGTCTTTTTATTCGGCGAGCATGCGGTCGTCTATGGCAAGCGCGCCATCGCGTGCGCCATCGACCTACGGACGATGGTCGAGGTGACGCATAACAGCAAGGGCATTCGGATCCACTCGGCCTTCAAGGACGAGCCGGATAAGAACCAGTATATTAAGACGGCCATCAAAAAGATGCAGCAATACGCCGACATAAAAAACGTCAACATCACTGTCACATCTAAGATACCGGTGGCTTCGGGCCTGGGCTCTTCGGCCGCCGTGACCGTCGCCACTCTGGGCGCCCTGAACGAGGAATTCCAGGTCGGCCTGCGGAAGGAAGAGCTCGCCTTACTAGGGTACCAGACGGAGCTGGAGGTCCAGGGAGCGGCGAGCCCGACCGATACGTTCGTATCGACCATGGGCGGGACCGTGGTCGTCCCCGACAAGAAGATACTCCCGCCGATCACCTGCGGCATCGTCGTCGGCCACACGGGCATATCGAAATCGACCGCAAGGATGGTGTCCAGGGTGAAGACGCTCAAGGAGCGCTACCCCGAGGTCGTCGACGGCATCATGGACTCTATTGGGGATATATCCGCGAGAGGCGAGGATTTAATTAAAAGGAACGACTATCGTTCCATAGGCGAGCTCATGAACGTAAACCAGGGCCTTCTGGACGCCCTGGGCGTCACGATACCCGAGCTGTCCCTGCAGATCTATGCTGCCCGCCAGCACGGCGCCTACGGCGCCAAGATAACCGGTGCAGGGGGCGGAGGCTGCATGGTAGCCCTTTGCGACGAGAAGAACGCGAAGGAGATCGCGACGGCCATCGGGCACGCGTACGGCGATAGCTTCATCAGCCGGCCCACGGCGGAAGGGGTGTTCATCAGGTGA
- a CDS encoding isopentenyl phosphate kinase produces the protein MTTILKIGGSVLTDKNKVSAARPDVIARIAKEIGEIDSGKLVLIHGAGSFGHHQAKDYKLTDGLNDWSIKGIWPTHSAVTSLNRMVVDALQMSGVDAIPVNPLSSCTLSGGRIEHMCLDVIELMLQDDITPVLHGDVVMDRDRGVDILSGDQIVPYLARELKVDRVGIGTNVDGVLDRDGKLIRKLTPGNMGEVDKILSGSGGVDVTGGMHGKIHELMPLAKVGIPSLVFNAEKPGNVMKFLKNDLQEGTFIRGD, from the coding sequence GTGACGACAATACTGAAGATAGGCGGAAGTGTGCTGACCGACAAGAACAAGGTATCGGCGGCCCGGCCCGACGTCATCGCCCGCATCGCAAAGGAGATCGGCGAAATTGACAGCGGCAAACTGGTGCTCATCCATGGAGCAGGCTCTTTCGGGCACCACCAGGCCAAGGATTATAAGCTCACGGACGGCCTGAATGACTGGAGCATCAAGGGCATCTGGCCTACCCACAGTGCCGTCACTTCATTAAATCGAATGGTCGTAGATGCCCTCCAGATGAGCGGCGTTGACGCTATACCCGTGAACCCGCTGTCGAGCTGCACGCTATCCGGCGGCCGCATCGAGCACATGTGCCTGGACGTCATCGAGTTGATGCTACAAGACGATATCACGCCTGTATTGCATGGCGACGTGGTCATGGACCGCGACAGAGGCGTAGACATCCTATCCGGCGACCAGATCGTGCCGTACCTGGCCAGAGAGCTGAAAGTGGACCGCGTGGGTATCGGCACTAACGTGGACGGCGTGCTCGACCGCGACGGAAAGTTAATAAGAAAGCTGACGCCCGGGAACATGGGCGAAGTAGATAAGATATTATCCGGCTCGGGAGGAGTCGACGTTACGGGAGGCATGCATGGAAAGATACACGAGCTGATGCCGCTGGCAAAAGTTGGAATACCGTCGCTGGTATTTAACGCTGAAAAGCCCGGTAACGTGATGAAATTCCTGAAAAACGACCTGCAAGAAGGCACATTCATACGCGGAGACTGA